One part of the Zymomonas mobilis subsp. pomaceae ATCC 29192 genome encodes these proteins:
- a CDS encoding aldo/keto reductase, with translation MKYVTLPDGKKVPALGQGTWMMGSSSNRGAEVAALQAGIALGMTLIDTAEMYGEGAAESCVGEAIKGTPRDSLFLVSKAYPQNASQKLMPQVCEASLKRLGTDYLDLYLLHWRGSVPFSETIEAMEALQQAGKIKRWGVSNLDTHDMAEWIAAGGKDCTTDQILYNLTRRGPEYDLIPWLRRHKIPIMAYSPVEQGRLLKNNALLQLAKEHDITPAQLSLAWILRQPDIMVIPKASHIAHVKENFDALSIDLDEATLAELDKIFPAPTRKQHLAIL, from the coding sequence ATGAAATATGTAACGCTGCCTGATGGTAAAAAAGTGCCAGCTTTAGGGCAAGGCACATGGATGATGGGTAGCTCTAGCAATCGTGGGGCCGAAGTCGCTGCCTTGCAGGCCGGTATCGCCTTGGGCATGACTTTGATCGATACGGCAGAAATGTATGGGGAAGGCGCGGCAGAAAGCTGTGTCGGAGAGGCAATTAAAGGTACGCCTCGCGATAGTTTATTTCTGGTCAGCAAAGCCTATCCGCAAAATGCTTCCCAAAAATTGATGCCCCAAGTCTGTGAAGCCAGCCTAAAACGATTAGGGACAGATTATCTTGATCTCTATCTTTTGCATTGGCGGGGTAGTGTGCCTTTTTCTGAAACCATAGAAGCAATGGAAGCTTTACAGCAGGCGGGTAAAATTAAGCGATGGGGGGTCAGCAATCTTGATACCCATGATATGGCAGAATGGATTGCGGCGGGGGGAAAAGACTGCACAACAGATCAAATTCTCTATAATCTAACCAGACGTGGGCCGGAATATGATCTTATACCTTGGTTAAGGCGACACAAGATTCCTATCATGGCTTATAGCCCCGTCGAACAAGGGCGTTTACTCAAGAATAATGCCCTGCTTCAGTTAGCAAAAGAACATGATATTACGCCGGCACAGCTGAGCTTAGCGTGGATTCTGCGTCAACCTGATATTATGGTTATTCCTAAAGCCAGCCATATTGCCCATGTTAAAGAGAATTTTGATGCTCTTTCAATAGATCTGGATGAAGCGACATTGGCTGAACTCGATAAAATCTTTCCTGCACCGACTAGAAAACAGCATCTCGCTATTCTTTAA
- a CDS encoding L,D-transpeptidase family protein, protein MANTVLINSNQSVTSAANNSPPVRRENLNLTETQTAFLNHLLDTMKDEGLIGEKKDMALHHLTGEALIDATLDYARAVHNGRLSPNDFDRNWGLKPDAYDPWPDFKNAVSNNTLNDWAGNLPPPYSGYNGLKNGLMYYRAIAAKGGWPVIPTGADLSMGSEGSRVRILKKRLSLEDKDLKDDGSSHFDAKLREAVKRAQQRYGLNPTGVVSRQTLEALNQPIKLRIHQIMANMERWRWLPRNLPANRIQVNIAAAVLTLFDKNQPVMSMKSVTGRPGNETPMLRSTIYSVVINPPWNVPDSIAKKELWPKEKAHPGYLQAAGFKVIGEGKGQRLQQKPGPRNSLGQLKFDFPNTYSVYLHDTPGRGAFNRFSRLESHGCIRLEHPIALGERLLASDPTWTGDRLRSEIDKNETQRVKLKQPVAVFLFYWTAFGSGENALSFRDDPYKWDELLAQKIETIGQAVQGRSNN, encoded by the coding sequence ATAGCGAATACTGTTCTGATCAATTCTAATCAATCAGTAACCTCTGCTGCGAATAATAGCCCGCCTGTTCGTCGTGAAAACTTGAATCTGACAGAAACACAGACAGCTTTTCTCAATCATTTGCTAGATACAATGAAAGACGAAGGCCTAATCGGCGAAAAAAAAGATATGGCACTGCATCATTTAACAGGTGAGGCTTTGATTGATGCCACCTTAGATTATGCTCGGGCAGTGCATAATGGACGACTTTCACCCAATGATTTTGATAGGAATTGGGGATTAAAGCCGGATGCTTATGATCCATGGCCTGATTTTAAAAATGCGGTCAGTAACAATACGCTGAATGACTGGGCCGGTAATTTACCCCCACCCTATTCTGGTTATAACGGCTTAAAAAATGGTCTGATGTATTACCGAGCGATAGCCGCAAAAGGTGGATGGCCTGTTATCCCTACAGGGGCAGATCTTTCTATGGGTAGCGAAGGATCGCGTGTAAGAATTTTAAAAAAGCGGCTTTCACTCGAAGATAAAGATTTGAAGGATGATGGCTCCAGCCATTTTGATGCCAAGCTAAGAGAAGCTGTCAAAAGGGCACAACAACGCTATGGGCTTAATCCTACGGGGGTAGTATCGAGACAGACGCTAGAGGCCTTAAATCAACCGATAAAATTGCGTATCCATCAGATTATGGCCAATATGGAACGTTGGCGCTGGTTACCCCGAAATTTGCCTGCCAATCGTATTCAGGTAAATATTGCTGCCGCCGTTCTGACTTTATTCGACAAGAATCAGCCTGTTATGTCCATGAAAAGTGTTACAGGTCGGCCCGGTAACGAAACCCCAATGCTGCGTTCTACGATTTATAGTGTGGTCATCAATCCACCATGGAATGTGCCAGATTCGATTGCTAAAAAAGAATTATGGCCAAAAGAGAAGGCGCATCCCGGCTATCTTCAGGCCGCTGGTTTTAAAGTTATTGGAGAAGGAAAAGGCCAAAGATTACAGCAAAAACCAGGCCCTCGTAACTCTTTAGGACAGCTTAAATTTGATTTTCCGAACACCTATTCAGTCTATTTGCATGATACGCCTGGTAGAGGGGCTTTTAACCGCTTTAGTCGGCTCGAAAGTCATGGCTGTATTAGGCTTGAACATCCGATTGCATTGGGGGAACGTTTACTAGCTTCTGATCCTACTTGGACAGGGGATCGGTTGCGTAGCGAAATTGATAAAAATGAAACGCAACGCGTTAAGTTGAAACAACCCGTTGCCGTTTTTCTTTTTTACTGGACCGCTTTTGGTAGTGGTGAAAATGCCTTAAGTTTTAGAGATGATCCTTATAAATGGGATGAATTGCTGGCTCAAAAAATTGAAACTATCGGCCAAGCAGTTCAGGGACGGTCAAACAATTGA
- the rsmI gene encoding 16S rRNA (cytidine(1402)-2'-O)-methyltransferase yields MTLPDQDMPLNAQADKLRPGLYIVATPIGNLSDLSLRAVDTLKRADLLAVEDSRVTAKLLHHVGIKRPMIAYHDHNADYVRPQLLSRLNQEVIVLVSDAGTPLISDPGFKLVRDARAAGAFITTIPGPCAAIAALTLSGLPSDRFMFIGFLPPKEGAKKTAIEEVAAVSATLIFYETGPRLVATLTALQQGLGDREAAVVREITKKFEECQTEKLSELIIRYQEKSPKGEIVLIVSPPEKKAQADKVEVDTLLKAALEDHPVGKAAALVAKKTGLSRQLLYDQAMQLRQRSQK; encoded by the coding sequence ATGACTTTACCTGATCAAGATATGCCCCTAAACGCCCAAGCCGACAAACTACGTCCCGGCTTGTATATCGTGGCCACCCCTATCGGCAATCTTTCTGATTTATCACTAAGAGCCGTTGATACCCTAAAAAGAGCTGATCTTCTGGCGGTAGAAGATAGTCGGGTAACCGCTAAATTATTGCATCATGTTGGTATTAAGCGACCAATGATCGCCTATCATGATCATAATGCTGATTATGTACGTCCTCAACTTTTATCACGCCTTAACCAAGAGGTTATAGTTCTGGTTTCTGATGCGGGCACGCCGCTTATTTCTGATCCCGGCTTTAAACTAGTACGGGATGCCCGCGCTGCCGGCGCTTTTATTACTACTATTCCTGGACCTTGCGCCGCTATTGCTGCCTTGACCTTATCCGGACTTCCTTCTGACCGTTTTATGTTTATTGGTTTTCTTCCACCAAAAGAAGGTGCCAAAAAAACAGCAATTGAAGAAGTTGCCGCGGTTTCCGCTACTTTGATTTTTTATGAGACGGGGCCACGTCTTGTTGCCACCTTAACAGCGTTACAGCAGGGATTGGGCGACCGTGAAGCGGCTGTTGTGCGAGAAATTACAAAAAAATTTGAAGAATGTCAGACAGAAAAACTTTCGGAACTTATTATTCGCTATCAAGAAAAATCACCCAAAGGTGAAATTGTTCTCATTGTCTCTCCACCAGAAAAAAAGGCGCAAGCTGACAAAGTAGAAGTTGATACCTTACTAAAAGCAGCTTTAGAAGATCATCCGGTAGGAAAAGCGGCTGCTCTTGTTGCCAAAAAAACAGGTTTATCGCGTCAACTGTTATATGATCAAGCTATGCAGTTACGGCAGCGATCTCAAAAATGA
- a CDS encoding iron-containing alcohol dehydrogenase, with protein sequence MLNFDYYNPTHIAFGKDSIAKLDTLIPQDACVMVLYGGSSAKKTGTLDEVKTALGSRKIHEFGGIEPNPSYETLMQAVEQVKKEKIDFLLAVGGGSVIDGTKFVAAAVPYEGEPWEILETDGKKIKKALPLGTVLTLPATGSEMNPNSVVTRKSIKAKRAFHNKIVFPLFSILDPTKVYTLPPRQIANGIVDSFVHITEQYLTYPVEGMVQDEFAEGLLRILINIGPKLLKDQKNYDLAANFMWTATLALNGLIGAGVPQDWATHMIGHEITAAFGVDHGRTLAIILPSLLQNQRQVKKDKLLQYAKNVWHIESGSEKERIDAVIAKTRSFFEEMGIPTHLSDYNIGKESIDMLIHELEAHGMTKLGEHNAITPDVSRAILIASL encoded by the coding sequence ATGCTGAATTTTGACTACTATAATCCAACGCATATCGCTTTTGGTAAAGATAGTATTGCAAAGCTCGATACCCTGATACCACAAGATGCCTGCGTTATGGTATTATATGGGGGTTCTAGTGCTAAAAAGACGGGTACGCTGGATGAAGTAAAAACAGCGCTTGGTAGTCGTAAAATCCATGAATTTGGGGGGATTGAACCTAATCCCAGCTATGAAACCCTGATGCAGGCTGTAGAACAGGTTAAAAAAGAAAAGATTGATTTTTTATTGGCTGTCGGCGGCGGTTCAGTCATTGATGGTACAAAATTTGTCGCTGCGGCAGTGCCTTATGAAGGTGAGCCTTGGGAAATTTTGGAAACGGACGGTAAAAAGATAAAAAAGGCGCTGCCTCTGGGCACTGTCCTTACGTTACCTGCCACAGGTTCTGAAATGAATCCTAATAGTGTGGTCACTCGTAAATCGATAAAAGCAAAACGTGCTTTTCATAATAAAATTGTTTTTCCTCTTTTTTCGATTCTCGATCCTACGAAGGTTTATACTTTACCGCCTCGCCAGATAGCGAATGGCATTGTCGATTCTTTTGTTCATATTACCGAACAATATCTGACCTATCCGGTAGAAGGCATGGTTCAGGATGAGTTTGCTGAAGGTCTGTTGCGTATTTTGATTAATATCGGCCCCAAGCTGTTGAAGGATCAGAAGAATTATGATCTTGCCGCCAATTTTATGTGGACAGCTACGTTAGCACTCAATGGTCTTATCGGAGCAGGGGTGCCTCAAGATTGGGCTACGCATATGATAGGCCATGAGATTACGGCGGCTTTCGGGGTCGATCATGGACGCACTTTGGCTATTATTTTACCTTCTCTGCTTCAAAATCAGCGTCAGGTAAAAAAAGACAAATTGCTGCAATACGCTAAAAATGTTTGGCATATTGAAAGCGGTTCAGAAAAGGAACGGATTGATGCTGTCATTGCTAAGACCCGTAGCTTTTTCGAAGAAATGGGCATCCCAACGCATTTATCTGATTATAATATTGGTAAAGAATCCATCGATATGCTCATCCATGAATTAGAAGCGCATGGTATGACTAAACTGGGTGAACATAATGCGATTACGCCTGATGTGAGCCGTGCTATCCTTATTGCCAGCTTATAA
- a CDS encoding YraN family protein, whose protein sequence is MKQRQKAEKLGRMGELIALWWLRFHGWHIVKNGKRAKTKQGEIDIIARRGGILAFIEVKTRRSAQNLDDAIDKYRLRRVAAAVHSLAPRLMRPDESIRIDVILWCPWHWPHHIINVWYD, encoded by the coding sequence ATGAAACAGAGGCAAAAAGCCGAAAAACTTGGTCGGATGGGAGAACTGATCGCCTTATGGTGGCTAAGATTTCATGGTTGGCATATCGTCAAAAATGGGAAACGCGCTAAAACAAAACAGGGCGAAATCGATATTATCGCGAGACGGGGCGGGATATTGGCCTTTATCGAAGTTAAAACCCGTCGATCTGCCCAAAATTTAGACGATGCCATTGATAAATACCGACTGCGAAGGGTCGCTGCGGCCGTTCACAGTCTCGCCCCACGATTGATGCGCCCTGATGAATCTATCCGTATAGATGTTATTTTATGGTGCCCATGGCATTGGCCACATCATATTATCAATGTTTGGTATGATTAA
- a CDS encoding penicillin-binding protein activator translates to MNAIQYPIKKAFTVLSGLLLTTLLAGCGGSSEPHPNTVASNAPPKAPTGTTTQMSQTTSPSDNQALGDSNGTLTNTENSPVQVTHSIAIIVPLSGPYANIGQSIANAADMAVRDISDRNTGLKITRYDSAKGAAEAATQAITEGNKLILGPLLPSDVRIIGPMAHNANIPVLTFSNDTSLAGNGVYTLGFTPVQAIQRVVTYAIDHKLSRFAGLLPNGTYGRRASATLLRTVANNGGSVSGLANYNRNPQAIGEAVAKLGHDYDAVLIADSVRVAREAAPLVTQTAGTSPQILGTELWATDNNLKTASSLYGAWFASVPDTLFRQLSAKYKSRYGAAPSRLASLGYDAILLAARIAPQWPSEGNFPEKMLLSPTGFNGIDGIFRFKANGIADRGLAVQKISEEGLSVIDPAPSSFEK, encoded by the coding sequence ATGAATGCTATTCAATACCCGATTAAAAAAGCTTTTACGGTTCTTTCTGGGCTACTATTGACCACTCTGCTGGCGGGTTGTGGTGGCTCTTCTGAACCTCATCCTAATACGGTTGCGTCCAATGCGCCCCCAAAAGCACCGACGGGGACAACGACACAAATGTCCCAAACAACCTCGCCTTCAGATAATCAAGCCTTAGGCGACAGTAATGGAACCCTAACGAATACAGAGAATTCGCCCGTTCAGGTAACGCATTCTATAGCCATCATTGTTCCTTTATCGGGTCCATATGCCAATATTGGTCAGTCTATTGCCAATGCAGCGGATATGGCGGTCCGTGATATCAGTGACCGTAATACGGGTTTGAAGATAACGCGCTATGATAGTGCAAAGGGTGCCGCTGAGGCAGCCACACAAGCTATCACCGAGGGTAACAAACTCATTTTGGGGCCTCTATTACCTAGCGATGTCCGGATCATTGGGCCTATGGCCCATAATGCCAATATACCTGTGCTGACTTTTTCAAATGATACAAGCCTTGCGGGTAATGGTGTCTATACGCTGGGCTTCACACCGGTACAGGCTATTCAGCGCGTTGTAACTTATGCGATTGATCATAAATTATCTCGTTTTGCAGGGCTATTACCTAATGGTACCTATGGCCGCCGCGCTTCGGCAACGCTACTACGAACCGTAGCGAATAATGGTGGAAGCGTTTCAGGATTGGCCAATTACAATCGTAATCCGCAAGCAATAGGCGAAGCTGTTGCTAAGCTGGGGCATGATTATGATGCCGTTTTGATTGCAGATAGTGTGCGTGTCGCACGGGAGGCCGCCCCACTCGTCACCCAAACTGCCGGAACATCACCCCAAATTTTAGGGACAGAGTTATGGGCTACCGATAATAACCTTAAAACAGCCTCTTCGCTTTATGGAGCATGGTTTGCGTCGGTACCGGATACGCTATTTCGACAGCTATCGGCTAAATATAAATCTCGTTATGGGGCAGCGCCTTCGCGGCTTGCCAGCCTTGGTTATGATGCCATTCTATTAGCAGCGCGTATCGCACCCCAATGGCCATCAGAAGGCAATTTTCCAGAAAAAATGCTTCTTTCGCCCACTGGTTTTAATGGCATTGATGGTATTTTTCGCTTTAAAGCCAATGGTATCGCAGATCGCGGTTTAGCGGTTCAAAAAATTTCAGAAGAAGGTCTTTCCGTAATCGATCCTGCCCCGTCCAGTTTTGAAAAATAA
- a CDS encoding NAD(P)H-quinone oxidoreductase, whose translation MTQAIMQEVVIREAGGPEMLSLQDAVIPEPKAGELLIRIHAAGVNRPDILQRMGQYPLPPDASPVPGLEIAGEVIAFGEEVTGFKIGDKVCGLTNGGGYAEYGLIPAEQALPIPKGISMIEAAAIPETYFTVWANLFDIGQAKAGETVLIHGGNSGIGTTAISLAKAFGLSVFTTVSSAEKAAAVEALGAYSINYNKQDFLEVIKEKTEGKGVDIILDIIGGPYFSRNMKSLAFGGRLVIIGSMGGRIADKFDLLPLIFKRATISGSTMRARSREEKGKIAFSLKAQVWPLLEKGKCIPLIDRVFPLKSVKEAHERMESRQHCGKIVLTMQP comes from the coding sequence ATGACACAGGCGATCATGCAGGAAGTCGTTATTCGCGAGGCGGGCGGGCCCGAAATGCTGTCTCTACAAGACGCAGTGATACCGGAACCCAAAGCAGGGGAATTACTGATCCGAATTCATGCGGCAGGTGTTAATCGACCGGATATTCTTCAACGTATGGGGCAATATCCCCTTCCCCCTGATGCCTCCCCTGTCCCCGGTCTTGAAATCGCAGGCGAGGTTATAGCCTTTGGAGAAGAAGTTACGGGTTTTAAAATTGGGGATAAGGTTTGCGGCCTGACTAATGGAGGAGGCTATGCCGAATATGGCCTTATTCCAGCAGAACAAGCCCTGCCCATCCCCAAGGGCATCTCAATGATAGAAGCGGCCGCAATACCAGAAACCTATTTTACTGTTTGGGCAAATCTTTTTGATATTGGGCAGGCAAAAGCCGGTGAAACGGTTTTAATCCATGGAGGAAATAGCGGCATTGGCACTACGGCTATTTCCCTGGCAAAGGCTTTTGGTCTATCAGTTTTTACGACAGTAAGTAGTGCAGAGAAAGCAGCGGCCGTTGAAGCCTTAGGCGCATATTCTATCAATTATAATAAACAAGATTTTTTAGAGGTCATTAAGGAAAAAACCGAGGGTAAAGGAGTCGATATTATCCTTGATATTATTGGAGGCCCCTATTTTTCACGCAATATGAAATCCTTGGCCTTTGGGGGACGATTGGTAATTATCGGATCAATGGGTGGACGCATTGCCGATAAATTTGATCTGTTACCTTTGATCTTTAAACGCGCAACAATAAGCGGTTCAACCATGCGTGCAAGAAGCCGTGAAGAGAAAGGTAAAATTGCTTTTTCTCTCAAAGCACAAGTGTGGCCATTATTGGAAAAAGGTAAATGTATTCCCTTAATCGACAGGGTCTTCCCGCTAAAATCGGTAAAAGAAGCCCATGAACGGATGGAAAGTCGACAACATTGCGGAAAAATTGTTTTAACGATGCAACCGTAA